Genomic segment of Synechococcus sp. A15-28:
CCTCGGCGGCACCAAGGACAAGGTCAGCGGCTTCAACTCAGGCGCCGACGACTACCTCACCAAGCCATTTGACCTGGAGGAGCTCCAGGCACGGGTCAAGGCACTCCTGCGCCGCAGCGATCGTGCTCCCGTTGGATCAAGCAATCACAACGAAATCCTCAGTTACGGCCCCCTCACCCTGGTGCCCGAACGGTTTGAAGCCATCTGGTTTGACAATCCAGTGCGCCTGACCCATCTGGAATTCGAACTGCTCCATTGCCTCTTGCAACGCCACGGGCAGACCGTCGCCCCATCCCTGATCCTCAAAGAGGTCTGGGGATACGAGCCGGACGATGACATCGAAACGATTCGGGTTCACGTGCGTCATCTGCGCACGAAACTCGAACCCGATCCGCGCAAGCCACGCTTCATCAAGACTGTCTATGGAGCCGGGTACTGCCTGGAGCTGCCCATCGGTGGAGAGTTGGACGACCTTCAGGATGTGATCGCCATCGCCCGCAACGACCGCAACCAAGAGAGCGAACGGGCCAGCGCCTGAGCTCAGTCCCGGCTGGTCAGCTCCAGCAACGCAACTTCCCAGGCCAGGCGCGGCTGCACGAACGACAGCAACTGACGCCGCAGCGTTTCCAACCGCTGCAGGGGACGTTCGCCGGCCCCACGGGACCAGAGTTGCTGTTGCCACCAGTTGATCAGCCACAGCTGCTGCTCACCATCGAGGGCCTCGCACAGATCCCTCGCCAGAGCCAGGGCCTCCATCGGCTTGTCTGGCATCGAGGCCAGGCGCCCCGTGAGCTCCTCGGGCAATCCGGCGCGCTGACGCCGATGCTCCAACAGGGCACCCGGAGAGCCAGCGGCCATGGCCAGCAGTTCGGGCGGATCCTGCTCCAGCGCTCCACAGCCCTGCAGCACCCGGTTCAGATCGTCCTGGCCCAGCCGCAGGAAACGAATCAGCTGACAGCGGGAACGGATGGTGCTCAGCAAGCGCTCCGGTGCCGCCGAAAGCAGAATCAACAACCCATGGCCGGGTTCCTCCAGGGTCTTCAACAGCGCATTGGCCGCGGCCTCGGGCATGGCTTCGACCGACTCGATCACCACCATGCCCCGCGCTGCCTCCACCGGTTGTCGTGCCAGGAAGCGGCTGATCGAACGCACCTGCTCCAGACGCAGCTGAGGTGGCGTACGGCGGCTGATGCCCGCCTCCTCGGCTTCCTCCCGCGTGAGCAGACGCCCCTGATGCTGAAACGTCGGCTCGACCCAGAGCAGATCTGGATGGTTGCGTGCCTCCAGCCGCCGGCGCTGCCGCTGCGAGGGTTGCCCCGCCCCGAGCACGCCTTCCAGAAACCGCAAGGCGGCAAACCGCCGACCGACACCGTCAGGCCCGGCAAACAGATAAGCCGGTGCCAGCTGCTGCCGGTCCAGGCCGGCCGTCAGCAGATCCACTGCCAGAGGCTGACCGATCAGGTCGTCGAACAGGGCCGTCATCCCAGCCGGTCCATCAGTTCCTTCTCCAAGGCACGACTCACCGCCTCCGGCGGACGATCGGCGGCAATGGCCGACCATCCGCGCTGCTCAGCAATGACCGCAAAGCCGTCGATCACACGCTGCAAAAACTCCTGACCCTCCGCTTCGATGCGGTCGGCCTGAGCACCCTGGCGCCGCCGCAAGCTCTCCTCCAGCGGCAGGGTCAGCCAGAGGGTGAGATCCGGCTGCAGACCAGCGGTGGCGATCATCTCCAGCTGATCGATGAGCTGGCGATCAAGGCCCCGTCCATGGCCCTGATAGGCCAGGGTCGAGCCGGAGAAACGATCGCTGATCACCCAATCGCCCCGGTCCAGGGCTGGACGAATCAGCCGCTCGACATGCTGGGCTCGATCCGCTGCGTAGAGCAACAGTTCCGCCGTTGGCGCCGGAGCCTGCTCCGCTCTGGTGTGCAGCAGGAGCTCGCGCACCGAGCGCCCCAGCGGCGTCCCCCCCGGTTCCCGGGTGCTCACCAGGGCAGCGCCATCGGGCATCAGGCCACTGCCCGGCAGCCATTGCAGCAGATGGTCGAGCTGCGTGGATTTGCCGCAGCCATCAACCCCGTCGAGAACGATGAAGCGACCGCTCATGCCACCCGCAACAACAGGGCATTAAGCACCACCGTGATCGAACTGATCGCCATCAGCAAGGCGGCCAGAGGCGGAGACAGCAGCACACCCTGGCTCGGCAACAGGGCACCGGCGGCAAGGGGCAGAACGATCAGGTTGTAGCCAAAGGCCCAGAAGAGGTTCTGCCGGACCTTGGCCAGGGTGCGACGGGCCAGGGTCAACGCCTCCGGCAGGTTGTCGAGGCGGTCACCCATCAGCACCATGCCAGCGCTGTCCTGGGCGATCTGGGTGCCGGTGCCGATGGCGATGCCCAGGTCCGCCGCGGCCAGAGCCGGTGCATCGTTGATGCCATCGCCCACCATGGCCACCCTCTCCTGTTGGCGCAGCCGCTCCAGGCGCTGCAGCTTCTGCTCCGGCAGCATCTGCCAGCCAAGATCGACCGCTTCAAAGCCCAGCTGCTGTCCCAACCCCCGCACCGCTGGCTCGCGGTCGCCGCTGAAGATCGCCAGGGCCAGTCCCTGCTGGCGCAACCGGTCCAGGGCGGGCTCCACATCGGCACGGAGCTGGTCCTCGATCTGCACCAGCCCCAGCAACGCGCGTCCATGGGCTACCGCCACCACAGAGCCATCGGCCTGAGCCAGCCAGGTTCTGGCCTCATCGCTGACGGCGACATCGAAGGACTCCAGCCAGTCGGGACGGCCCACCCGGATCGGCTCAGGCCAACCCGCCAGCTCACCGACCAGCCCCTGTCCGGACACGGTGGTGACCTGCGCTGGCTCCAACAGGGTCAACTCCCGACGCTGCGCCTCCTGCAGCAGGGCATGGGCCAGGGGATGCCGACTGCTCTGCTCGAGGCTGGCGGAAAGCTGCAGCACCTGAGACGGATCCTCGCCCCAAACATCGGTCACCAGGGGGCGACCGAGGGTGAGGGTGCCGGTCTTGTCGAACACCACACGATCAAGGCTGGCGGCGGTTTCAATCACATCACCGCCGCGAAACAGCCATCCCCGTTGTGCGGCAAGACCGGTGGCCACCGTGATCACGGTGGGGGTCGCCAAGCCGAGGGCGCAGGGGCAGGCCACCACCAGCACCGCGATCGACAGCTGCAACGCCAGACCAACCGGAGAGGTGGCGCCACTGCCGAGGCCGCCATGGTGCATGGCATGGCTGCTGGACATCGGATGTCCCTGGGGCATGCCTGGCGCTGAGGCCTGCAGCACCTGGGGCCAATGATCGGCACCGAACAACCACCAGAACAGAAAGGTGGCCAGGGCCAGAGCGATCACGCCATAACAGAAGCGTCCGGCCACCCGATCCGCCAGCCCCTGGATCGGAGCCCGTCGCGCCTGGGCCTGCTCCACCAGGCGAATGATGCGAGCCAAGGCCGTTTCCGACCCAACCCGGGTGACCTCCAGCACGAGTGGAGCATCGAGGTTGAGACTGCCGGCGGACAGCTCAAGGCCAGGCTCGGCCTGCCAGGGCAACGGTTCACCGGTGAGGCTGGAGGCATCCACCGCTGAATGCCCCTCCACCACCACACCATCCACAGGCACACGGTCCCCCGCCAGCAGCTGCAGCCGCTCACCGGGGCGCAGTGCTCCGACGCGCACCTCCCGGATGGCGCCATCCGGCAGCACCAGGCGGGCCGTATCGGGTTGCAGCTGGGCCAACTGGTGCAGGGCCTGGCCAGTGCGGAAACGGGCCCGCTCCTCCAGAAAGCGACCCAGCAACACAAAACCCAGCAGCATCACCGGCTCGTTGAAAAAACAGGGCCAGCCCACCTGGGGCCAGATCAGGGCCACAAGGCTCGCCGTGTAGGCGCTACCCACCCCCAGACCCACCAGGGTGTCCATGCTGGGGGCACCCACTCGGGCCGCGGCAAAACCACCCCGAAGAATCGGTCGACCGGGGCCCAGCAGGGCCACCGTGGCCAGAGAGGCATGGAACGGCAGGCTGCCGACCAGCGGCAAGAACAGGTGACCGGCTTCGCTGAGGTGACCGAACACCGACAGCAGCAGCAGCGTGAGGGCCACCATCAGTTGACGCCACTGCTGCCACCAGGTCAGCCCCGCCCCCCCCGCCACCGGCCGTGCCGCCGACGGCTCCAGGGAGCGTTCACGGGCCGGAAACCCGCGGCTGGCCAGGGCACCGAGCACCGCATCCACACTGCCTTGAGGCTCCTCTAAATCCAGCCAGGCCGCCCGGCTCACCAGGTTCACATCGGCCCGGTGCACCCCCGGCTGCTCCAGCAGGGTGCGCTCCACGGCACGCACACAGCCTCCGCATTTCATCCCCTCCACATCGAGGACGACGGTCTGGACCGCTGGACTCACGAGCGCCTGTTCGTTATGGCAACGCTAGGTCGGTTGCTGGCCCCGTCAGGATGGGGGCCTTCCGCCGGAGCGCCGTGCCCCGCAGTAACCGCAACGACAACTTCATCGACAAGAGCTTCACGGTGATGGCGGACCTGATCGTCAAGCTGCTGCCGATCAACGCCCGTTCCAAGGAGGCCTACGTCTATTACCGCGATGGCCTCTCCGCCCAGAACGATGGGGACTACGCCGAAGCGCTGGAGAACTACGACGAGGCGCTGAAACTCGAGGACAACCCCACCGACCGTGGAGAAACCCTCAAGAACATGGCGATCATCTACATGTCCAACGGCGAGGAGCAGCGAGCGATCGAGACGTACCGCAGAGCCCTGGACGAGAACTCCAATCAGCCGTCCTGCCTCAAGAACATGGGGCTGATCTTTGAGAAGTGGGGGCGGATCGCTGAAGAGGACGGCCGCCAGGACGATGCCGATCGCTGGTTCGACCAGGCCGCGGAGGCCTGGACCCAGGCGGTGCGCCTCAACCCCGGCGGCTACCTGGACATCGAGAACTGGTTGAAATCCACTGGGCGCAGCAACGTCGACGTCTACTTCTGATCCGTCACGTCCTCACCGAGGGCGAGCACCAGGGCCTCGGTGACCCCATCGGCCTCCAGCAGGGCGAGATCAAGACCGGCGGCCAGCGACCCGAGCCCGCTGCCGCGGGGCACCACCGCCCGCCGGAATCCGAGCCGAGCCGCCTCCTGCAGGCGCAACTCCAGCTGACCGACCGGTCTGAGCTGCCCCCCCAGGCCCAGCTCGCCGACCAGCACCGTCCCCGGCGGCAGGGTGAGATCGCGAAAACTGGCCACCACCGCAGCGGCCACGCCAAGATCCGCCGCCGGCTCCTCCACCTCCAGCCCACCGGCCACGGCCAGATAGCAGTCGAAGCGGGAGAGGGGTAATCCCATGTGCTTTTCCAGCACCGCCAGAATCTGGTGAAGTCGGTTGGTGCCGATGCCCGTGGCGGTGCGTCGGGGGCTGGCGTAGCTGGTGACATTGACCAGGGCCTGCAGGTCCACCACCAGCGAGCGGGATCCCTCACAGGCCACGATCGTGGCGACACCCGAGGCACGGGTTTCACTCAGGAACAGCTCGCTGGGGTTGCTCACCTCCTCCAGGCCCTGGGCCTGCATCTCGAACAGCCCCAGTTCATGGGTGGCTCCGAAACGGTTTTTCACGGCCCGCAACAGCCGGTGACTGGCAAAGCGGTCCCCTTCGAAGGTGAGCACCGCATCCACCAGGTGCTCCAGAACCTTGGGTCCCGCCAGCATGCCCTCCTTGGTCACATGCCCCACCAGCAGCATTGCCGTGGTCTGGCGTTTGGCCAGACGCTGCAGAGCGGCGGCACACTCCCGCACCTGACCAACGGAACCGGGTGCACTGGGGAGATTGGCGTCATGGAGGGCCTGGATGCTGTCGATGATCGCCACGGCGGGCCGCAGGGCCTCGAGCTCCTCAAGCACCAGGTCCAGATCGGTTTCCGCCAGCAGCTGCAGATCCGATGCCCCTCCGGCGAGCCGCTGCCAACGCAGCTTCACCTGCTGGGCCGATTCCTCTGCGCTGACGTACAGCACGGAGGTGTGAGCCGCCATGGCCGATGCGCTCTGAAGCAGCAGCGTGCTCTTCCCAATGCCCGGGTCACCCCCCACCAGCACCAGGGAACCCGGCACCAGCCCGCCTCCGAGCACCCGATTGAACTCTCCGGATCCGGTCTGCAGTCGTTGAATCGGCTGATCCTCCAGCGAAGCCATCGCCGTGGAGCGTTTCGGCGTCGGCGGTTGCTCCACATCCGGCCCTCGGCGTCGCCGCCGCCCATCGCTGACCGGCTGCGATTGCTCGACGAGGGAATTCCAGCTGCCGCACTCCGGACAACGCCCAAAGAACTGGCGTGACTGGGCTCCACAGACCTGACAGTGGAAAACAACGGTGGATTTGGGCACTGCGAACTGTGAAGAAAGTTGCCTTTAGGTGAACGGGACGGGGGT
This window contains:
- the radA gene encoding DNA repair protein RadA, which encodes MPKSTVVFHCQVCGAQSRQFFGRCPECGSWNSLVEQSQPVSDGRRRRRGPDVEQPPTPKRSTAMASLEDQPIQRLQTGSGEFNRVLGGGLVPGSLVLVGGDPGIGKSTLLLQSASAMAAHTSVLYVSAEESAQQVKLRWQRLAGGASDLQLLAETDLDLVLEELEALRPAVAIIDSIQALHDANLPSAPGSVGQVRECAAALQRLAKRQTTAMLLVGHVTKEGMLAGPKVLEHLVDAVLTFEGDRFASHRLLRAVKNRFGATHELGLFEMQAQGLEEVSNPSELFLSETRASGVATIVACEGSRSLVVDLQALVNVTSYASPRRTATGIGTNRLHQILAVLEKHMGLPLSRFDCYLAVAGGLEVEEPAADLGVAAAVVASFRDLTLPPGTVLVGELGLGGQLRPVGQLELRLQEAARLGFRRAVVPRGSGLGSLAAGLDLALLEADGVTEALVLALGEDVTDQK
- a CDS encoding cation-translocating P-type ATPase yields the protein MSPAVQTVVLDVEGMKCGGCVRAVERTLLEQPGVHRADVNLVSRAAWLDLEEPQGSVDAVLGALASRGFPARERSLEPSAARPVAGGAGLTWWQQWRQLMVALTLLLLSVFGHLSEAGHLFLPLVGSLPFHASLATVALLGPGRPILRGGFAAARVGAPSMDTLVGLGVGSAYTASLVALIWPQVGWPCFFNEPVMLLGFVLLGRFLEERARFRTGQALHQLAQLQPDTARLVLPDGAIREVRVGALRPGERLQLLAGDRVPVDGVVVEGHSAVDASSLTGEPLPWQAEPGLELSAGSLNLDAPLVLEVTRVGSETALARIIRLVEQAQARRAPIQGLADRVAGRFCYGVIALALATFLFWWLFGADHWPQVLQASAPGMPQGHPMSSSHAMHHGGLGSGATSPVGLALQLSIAVLVVACPCALGLATPTVITVATGLAAQRGWLFRGGDVIETAASLDRVVFDKTGTLTLGRPLVTDVWGEDPSQVLQLSASLEQSSRHPLAHALLQEAQRRELTLLEPAQVTTVSGQGLVGELAGWPEPIRVGRPDWLESFDVAVSDEARTWLAQADGSVVAVAHGRALLGLVQIEDQLRADVEPALDRLRQQGLALAIFSGDREPAVRGLGQQLGFEAVDLGWQMLPEQKLQRLERLRQQERVAMVGDGINDAPALAAADLGIAIGTGTQIAQDSAGMVLMGDRLDNLPEALTLARRTLAKVRQNLFWAFGYNLIVLPLAAGALLPSQGVLLSPPLAALLMAISSITVVLNALLLRVA
- a CDS encoding response regulator transcription factor → MKPCILLIEDDQDMRDLVSGHLEHSGFDVQRADDGIKGQALALQYTPDLILLDLMLPKVDGLTLCQRLRRDDRTAGIPILMLTALGGTKDKVSGFNSGADDYLTKPFDLEELQARVKALLRRSDRAPVGSSNHNEILSYGPLTLVPERFEAIWFDNPVRLTHLEFELLHCLLQRHGQTVAPSLILKEVWGYEPDDDIETIRVHVRHLRTKLEPDPRKPRFIKTVYGAGYCLELPIGGELDDLQDVIAIARNDRNQESERASA
- a CDS encoding DNA polymerase III subunit delta' is translated as MTALFDDLIGQPLAVDLLTAGLDRQQLAPAYLFAGPDGVGRRFAALRFLEGVLGAGQPSQRQRRRLEARNHPDLLWVEPTFQHQGRLLTREEAEEAGISRRTPPQLRLEQVRSISRFLARQPVEAARGMVVIESVEAMPEAAANALLKTLEEPGHGLLILLSAAPERLLSTIRSRCQLIRFLRLGQDDLNRVLQGCGALEQDPPELLAMAAGSPGALLEHRRQRAGLPEELTGRLASMPDKPMEALALARDLCEALDGEQQLWLINWWQQQLWSRGAGERPLQRLETLRRQLLSFVQPRLAWEVALLELTSRD
- the tmk gene encoding dTMP kinase; the encoded protein is MSGRFIVLDGVDGCGKSTQLDHLLQWLPGSGLMPDGAALVSTREPGGTPLGRSVRELLLHTRAEQAPAPTAELLLYAADRAQHVERLIRPALDRGDWVISDRFSGSTLAYQGHGRGLDRQLIDQLEMIATAGLQPDLTLWLTLPLEESLRRRQGAQADRIEAEGQEFLQRVIDGFAVIAEQRGWSAIAADRPPEAVSRALEKELMDRLG
- a CDS encoding photosystem I assembly protein Ycf3; the protein is MPRSNRNDNFIDKSFTVMADLIVKLLPINARSKEAYVYYRDGLSAQNDGDYAEALENYDEALKLEDNPTDRGETLKNMAIIYMSNGEEQRAIETYRRALDENSNQPSCLKNMGLIFEKWGRIAEEDGRQDDADRWFDQAAEAWTQAVRLNPGGYLDIENWLKSTGRSNVDVYF